A window of Phycodurus eques isolate BA_2022a chromosome 5, UOR_Pequ_1.1, whole genome shotgun sequence contains these coding sequences:
- the fem1b gene encoding protein fem-1 homolog B — translation MESLAGYVHKAAGEGRVLTLAALLFNHSEAETRFLLAFVSQQGGQRFTPLIIAARNGHDKVVRLLLDHYRVDTEQTGTARFDGYVIDGATALWCAAGAGHFDVVRLLVAHGGNVNHTTLTGSTPLRAACFDGRLDIVRFLVERGADIGITNKYHNTCLMIAAYKGHGDVVGFLLERGADPDARAHCGATALHFAADAGHLAVVAELVRQRAVLAANGHGMTPLKVAAESCKADVVELLLAHADCEPACRVEALELLGASFANDRENYDIHKTYRYLRAAMDERSRHPGAVPAKEPLAPVEAYGGRRECCTPDELEAIRSDRDSLHMEGLMIRERILGADSADVSHPVIYRGAVYADNMEFERCIKLWLHALRLRQRGNRNTHKDLLRFAQVFSQMLHLKERLPAHAVEQVLGCSALEISRSMARAQAAPEGELAQAADNYESNVFTFLYLACIATKTACGGGDDEQRARINKHVYDVVRLDPRARDGASLLHLAISSSTPVDDFHTNDVCGFPNAQVTKLLLDCGARVDAVDHEGNTPLHVIVQYNRPISDFLTLHAIIIGLVEAGAHTDRTNKQKKTPLDKSTTGVSEILLKTQMKMSLKCLAARAVRRHRITYRKQIPASLEEFVEFH, via the exons ATGGAGTCCCTGGCCGGCTACGTGCACAAGGCGGCCGGCGAGGGTCGCGTCCTGACGCTGGCCGCGCTGCTGTTCAACCACAGCGAGGCCGAGACGAGATTCCTGCTGGCCTTCGTCAGCCAACAGGGGGGCCAGAGGTTCACGCCGCTCATCATCGCCGCCCGCAACGGCCACGACAAAGTGGTCCGCCTGCTGCTCGACCACTACCGGGTGGACACGGAGCAGACCGGCACCGCGCGCTTCGACGG CTACGTGATCGACGGGGCGACGGCCCTTTGGTGCGCGGCGGGTGCCGGCCACTTTGATGTGGTGCGCCTGCTGGTGGCTCACGGCGGCAACGTCAACCACACCACCCTCACCGGCTCCACGCCGCTGCGGGCGGCCTGCTTCGACGGGCGCCTGGACATCGTGCGCTTCCTGGTGGAGCGCGGCGCCGACATCGGCATCACCAATAAGTACCACAACACCTGCCTCATGATCGCCGCCTACAAGGGCCACGGCGACGTGGTGGGCTTCCTGCTGGAGCGCGGTGCTGACCCCGACGCCAGGGCGCACTGCGGCGCCACCGCCCTGCACTTCGCCGCCGACGCCGGCCACCTGGCCGTCGTGGCGGAGCTGGTGCGACAGCGCGCCGTGCTGGCGGCCAACGGGCACGGCATGACGCCGCTGAAGGTGGCGGCGGAGAGCTGCAAGGCGGACGTGGTGGAGCTGCTGCTGGCGCACGCCGACTGCGAGCCGGCGTGCCGCGTCGAGGCGCTGGAGCTGCTGGGCGCTTCCTTCGCCAACGACCGCGAGAACTACGACATCCACAAGACCTACCGCTACCTGCGCGCCGCCATGGACGAGCGCAGCCGCCACCCCGGTGCCGTGCCGGCCAAAGAGCCGCTGGCACCAGTGGAGGCGTACGGCGGGCGGCGCGAGTGCTGCACGCCGGACGAGCTGGAGGCCATCCGGTCCGACCGCGACTCGCTACACATGGAGGGCCTGATGATCCGCGAGCGCATCCTGGGCGCCGACAGCGCCGACGTGTCGCACCCGGTCATCTACCGCGGCGCCGTCTACGCCGACAACATGGAGTTCGAGCGCTGCATCAAGCTGTGGCTGCACGCGCTGCGCTTGCGCCAGCGCGGAAACCGCAACACGCACAAGGACCTGCTGCGCTTCGCGCAAGTCTTCTCGCAGATGCTGCACCTGAAGGAGCGGCTGCCCGCCCACGCG GTGGAGCAGGTCCTGGGCTGCAGCGCGCTGGAGATCAGCCGTAGCATGGCGCGCGCCCAGGCGGCGCCCGAGGGCGAGCTGGCGCAGGCGGCCGACAACTACGAGTCCAACGTCTTCACCTTCCTGTACCTGGCCTGTATCGCCACCAAGACGGcgtgcggcggcggcgacgacgAGCAGCGCGCCCGCATCAACAAGCACGTGTACGACGTGGTCCGGCTGGACCCGCGGGCCCGCGACGGCGCCAGCCTGCTGCACCTGGCCAtcagctccagcacacccgtagACGACTTCCACACCAACGACGTGTGCGGCTTCCCCAACGCGcag GTGACCAAGCTGCTGCTGGACTGCGGCGCCCGTGTGGACGCGGTAGACCACGAAGGCAACACGCCGCTGCACGTCATCGTGCAGTACAACCGACCCATCAGCGACTTTCTGACGCTGCACGCCATCATCATCGGCCTGGTGGAGGCGGGCGCGCACACGGACCGCACCAACAAGCAGAAGAAGACGCCGCTGGACAAGAGCACCACCGGCGTGTCCGAGATCCTCCTCAAGACGCAGATGAAGATGAGCCTCAAGTGCCTGGCGGCGCGCGCCGTGCGACGCCACCGCATCACCTACCGCAAGCAGATACCCGCCAGCCTCGAGGAGTTCGTCGAGTTCCACTGA